The Synergistales bacterium sequence CTTCCGTCATGAACTGCATATCGGTGAACCGTTGTGTCTCCAGCACGTTTCCTGTGCAGGGGAAGCTCTGTACAGAAATCTTCTGACCATGAACCGCTGTCTGGAATACTATATCCGACAACGGCCAGAGCAGTGGCTCTGGCCGTATCGCCGCTGGCCTCAGACTTTGCGGTCCGAGACGAGCTCTCCTCCGATGGCGTAGTTGTCCCGTTTCATCTCTTCAATGATGATGCGGACCTGCTCCCGTTTGACCGATAATGTAGAACAGATGGCTTGGGTCGTGTCCTCTACCAACGCGCGTTTCTGTTCATCCGTTCGGCCCTCAAGCATGTGCACTGTTACAATAGGCATAGGGATCACTCCTTTCATGGTGGAATCCTATGGGTCGCGAGAGGTAAAAACCACGATCTCATGGTACCACAGAGGAATCGTTTCAAAGATTGCGTGATTCCCCTGAGCGGTCGACTCTTGATCTGCGATACAATATCGGTAACTGAGGGCTTGTAGAGTTGTGCCCCTTGGGGTAGAGTTTCATTAGGGTAGTATATCGCCCGAAACGAAGCTGTCCAGTTGGGAAGTTGTTCCCATGTGACGGTAAGGGAGGTGGAGGAGATGCTCTTTGAATTGCTTTCGACAGGCGAAATGGTTGCGCTGCCGAATGAACCGATGCCCGGAGGGCTTCCGGAAGGTGTGGATCCGCGCGTTGTTCTCCTCGCTCCCTATAACAGAGCATTGGTCGGAACAGATGTGCTGGGCTGTTACGAACGTTGGCTCTGGGGGAAGCTTGGTTCTAGTGAGTGGGAAGAGGTCGCCCTGTACGATGATCTCTCAAAAGCGGTGGAGGTTTCGCTCTTTGGCAAGGTGACCATGAAAGAACACCTGGTTACCAGATTGCGGCACGAGCTCCTGGCGACGCTCTCGCCACCGGGAGAACACGATGTAACCGCGCTCATCCTTAGAGAGACGTTGAAGGAAGAGGAGAATTCCGTTCTGGCAACCCTCTGCCAGGATGAGGAGAGCCTGCAGGAGCTTGTGCAGGAAGACGAAATGCTGAGGACCGCGTACTGGGGTTTCCGTGTTGCGTTGCTCTGGGGCGGTCAGGATATGCTGAAACGTGTCAAAACCTGGCTGCGCCTTGCTCGGACTTCCTTTGACAGCGCCCTGCACCGGCCCCGGCTGTGGGTCTTCCTGACGGGGGAACCCGACGAGGCTTCCCTGAATGACTTGCTTTCAATCGGGTTTCGGGTGGAACCGCTGAAGGCACTGGACAGCGAGGACGCCAACCCTGCCGTACTCAAAGGGCCGGGAGGGTACATCATCCAGCTGTGGTATGAAGGAATGTCCCGCAAGGAAAACGACCGTCCCGCCGTGCCTGTACGGGTGTGGCTCTATCTGACATCGGAACTCTGGAATGATCTGCGCGGGAAGCGGGGCCTCTCGATACGTGAAATGGTGTTTGCGGCATGGGGGTATCTGGAGGCTCTTGACGCGGCGGCCCGCATGTCCCGGTATGGGCCCCATCCGCTGACCACTTCAAATAGGTGATCCTTCCATAGCGGCGAGGAGATCCAGCCGACAGGGCTGGGCCTCCTCTTTCGGTATGCTGCTGCGGGCAAGGCTTTTGTGAAGCGGCCATGGGTGGTAAACTGAAACTGTTCTTGACCTTTGGAGAAGTCGTGTCTTTCGGCAGCCCACGGTATTCTTGTGCAAAGGGGGTAAGGGCATTGCTTAATGTGGCAGAACTGTTTGAAGTCGGGACAACCTCGGAGCTGTACAAAACGGTTGAGATTGATGACGCGGTAGGTGATTTTTCCCCGGACCTGGAGCAATTTCTTTCGACTTCCGCCTGTGTGCGCGCTTCGGTTCTGGCGGCGATGAAGAGTACAGAGGATAAGCTTCCGGAAGGATATATTACCGTGGGCAGGGTTTTTGAACTGGAGCATCTTGAACCCACTCTGCTTGGAACGTCGCTGGTCTTCCGGGCGACACTCAAGTCGATAAACGGTAATAAACTCTTCTTTGAGATCGTCGCGGAAGACGGGCTTTCCGCTGTTTTTACAGCCCGCCACGAGCGTGCGGTTGTGAACAAGTACCGCTTGATGGACAGGGCGACGGAGCGTACTGAGAGGATCAAGGCGGAAAGCTGAGAAACCGCATAGAGGAAGAGCAGGCCCCGGTGATGTGGCCTGCTCTTCCTCTTATTCTGAAAAGGCCCAGGGGGTAGAGAACGATGAAGATCAGAGGGAAGCTCCTCACTGCGTTTCTGATTGTTGCCGGTATATGCGGTGCCGTGGGTTGGACGGGCTTGAATGGAATCCAGAGTGTCAACGATTCTCTGAAAGAGATAGGGCGGGTGCATCTTCCTGCGGTTGAGTATGCCATGATCAGTGCACAGGATGTCTCATCCGTAAAGGCGGCGCAAGGGGTCCTGCTGGATGTCAGCACAGG is a genomic window containing:
- a CDS encoding 2-hydroxymuconate tautomerase family protein; the encoded protein is MPIVTVHMLEGRTDEQKRALVEDTTQAICSTLSVKREQVRIIIEEMKRDNYAIGGELVSDRKV
- a CDS encoding thioesterase, with amino-acid sequence MGGKLKLFLTFGEVVSFGSPRYSCAKGVRALLNVAELFEVGTTSELYKTVEIDDAVGDFSPDLEQFLSTSACVRASVLAAMKSTEDKLPEGYITVGRVFELEHLEPTLLGTSLVFRATLKSINGNKLFFEIVAEDGLSAVFTARHERAVVNKYRLMDRATERTERIKAES